A region of Micromonospora sp. WMMD882 DNA encodes the following proteins:
- a CDS encoding helix-turn-helix domain-containing protein has protein sequence MSGYRIGEAAELLGVSADTVRRWVDSGRLPAARDTQGHRVIDGVELAAFVRAQAAGPDERAEFSSARNRLRGIVTAVTKDAVMAQVDIQAGPFRIVSLMSREAVDELDLQVGAVAVAVIKSTTVVVERAPVARGRTGS, from the coding sequence GTGTCGGGTTACCGGATCGGGGAGGCGGCGGAGCTGCTCGGCGTGAGCGCGGACACCGTACGCCGGTGGGTCGACAGCGGTCGGCTGCCCGCCGCGCGGGACACGCAGGGGCACCGGGTGATCGACGGGGTCGAGCTGGCGGCGTTCGTGCGGGCCCAGGCCGCCGGGCCGGACGAGCGGGCGGAGTTCTCCTCGGCCCGCAACCGGCTGCGCGGCATCGTCACGGCCGTCACGAAGGACGCGGTGATGGCCCAGGTCGACATCCAGGCCGGCCCGTTCCGGATCGTGTCGCTGATGAGCCGGGAAGCGGTCGACGAGCTGGACCTGCAAGTCGGCGCGGTGGCCGTGGCCGTGATCAAGTCGACCACGGTCGTGGTGGAACGCGCCCCGGTGGCGCGGGGGAGGACGGGGTCGTGA
- a CDS encoding RNA polymerase sigma factor, giving the protein MDLETWGWIGLAVIAKASTMTALWIRLRWRVRREQAQGETLVALATALPNGGQVRDRRADGSSWTLTVPPRRNERIMAERAERSTSIRFERPDVPTTDNRPSETERSTATVAEFSAFYRDQVGRLVAFLVWQGASVADAAEVAQETMRRAFERWDAIHAPGPWTRRVASREYARRMATLVELPTDDLADRTPLLRAPASEIADWEARQEELRLLGRLPARQRQVMAWTLEGYQPTEIAAQLRMTPEAVRSSLRKARRALGTLISEEHARE; this is encoded by the coding sequence GTGGACCTTGAGACGTGGGGGTGGATCGGTCTGGCGGTGATCGCCAAGGCCAGCACGATGACGGCACTGTGGATCCGGCTCCGGTGGCGGGTCCGCCGGGAGCAGGCGCAGGGCGAGACACTGGTGGCGCTGGCGACGGCGCTACCGAACGGCGGGCAGGTACGCGACCGACGGGCCGACGGCTCGTCCTGGACGCTGACCGTACCGCCCCGCCGAAACGAGCGGATCATGGCTGAGCGCGCCGAACGGTCGACCTCGATCAGATTCGAGCGACCGGACGTACCGACAACCGACAACCGACCATCGGAGACCGAGCGGTCGACGGCGACCGTCGCGGAGTTCAGCGCCTTCTACCGGGATCAGGTGGGCAGGCTCGTCGCCTTCCTGGTGTGGCAGGGCGCGTCCGTGGCGGACGCGGCCGAGGTCGCCCAGGAGACCATGCGTCGCGCCTTCGAGCGCTGGGACGCCATCCACGCCCCCGGGCCGTGGACCCGCCGGGTCGCCTCCCGCGAGTACGCCCGACGGATGGCCACCCTGGTGGAGCTGCCCACCGACGACCTGGCCGACCGGACCCCGCTGCTGCGGGCCCCGGCCTCCGAGATCGCCGACTGGGAGGCCCGGCAGGAGGAGCTTCGCCTGCTCGGCCGGCTACCGGCCCGGCAACGGCAGGTGATGGCCTGGACGTTGGAGGGCTACCAGCCGACGGAGATCGCCGCGCAGTTACGGATGACTCCGGAGGCGGTCCGCAGCAGCCTGCGCAAGGCCCGCCGCGCGCTCGGCACGCTGATCAGCGAAGAGCACGCCCGGGAATGA
- a CDS encoding acyl-CoA synthetase yields the protein MSLLSGLTRSPQPHPASVRIGGQTTSGESLLRCATAVADRVAGMERVAVTATASLETVVAVVGGLLAGVAVVPVPPDSGPRERAHILRDSAVPAVLAPTGTAADPGGPPVVPVDLTARSDTAYPEPDDDRPALVLYTSGTTGAPKGAVIGRGAVAACLDALAAAWAWTPDDLLVHGLPLFHVHGLVLGVLGPLRLGGRLHHVGRPDPARYAGAGGSLYFGVPTVWQRVCADPAAARALRGARLLVSGSAGLPTAVFDQLRALTAHRVVERYGMTETLITVSTRADGPRRPGTVGQPLRDVRTRLVDETGADVPHDGTSLGELLVRGPGLFHGYLNRPDADAASRTADGWFRTGDVAAVDPDGWHRIVGRAATDLIKSGGYRIGAGEVEDALLAHPAVAEAAVVGTPHPDLGQQVTAYVVADGVSGPELVDFVARELAVHKRPRQVHLVDRLPRTALGKVQKSQLGH from the coding sequence ATGTCGTTGCTGTCCGGCCTGACCCGATCCCCGCAGCCGCATCCGGCGTCGGTCCGCATCGGTGGGCAGACGACGTCCGGCGAGTCGCTGCTGCGCTGCGCCACCGCCGTCGCCGACCGGGTGGCCGGCATGGAACGGGTCGCGGTGACCGCGACCGCCAGCCTGGAAACCGTGGTCGCCGTGGTGGGCGGGCTGCTCGCCGGGGTCGCCGTGGTGCCCGTGCCACCCGACTCCGGCCCCCGGGAGCGGGCCCACATCCTCCGCGACTCGGCCGTCCCCGCCGTTCTCGCGCCCACCGGCACGGCGGCCGACCCGGGCGGCCCGCCGGTCGTCCCGGTCGACCTCACCGCCCGCTCCGACACCGCGTACCCGGAACCGGACGACGACCGGCCGGCGCTGGTCCTCTACACCAGCGGCACCACCGGCGCGCCGAAGGGCGCGGTCATCGGACGCGGCGCGGTCGCGGCCTGCCTGGACGCGCTCGCCGCGGCCTGGGCGTGGACCCCGGACGACCTGCTGGTCCACGGGCTGCCGCTGTTCCACGTGCACGGTCTGGTGCTCGGCGTGCTCGGTCCGCTGCGGCTCGGCGGCCGGCTGCACCACGTCGGCCGACCCGACCCGGCCCGGTACGCGGGCGCGGGCGGCTCCCTCTACTTCGGTGTCCCGACGGTCTGGCAGCGGGTCTGCGCCGACCCGGCCGCCGCCCGCGCGCTGCGCGGGGCCCGGCTGCTCGTCTCGGGCAGCGCCGGCCTGCCGACGGCCGTCTTCGACCAGTTGCGCGCGCTGACCGCACACCGGGTCGTCGAACGCTACGGCATGACGGAAACCCTGATCACCGTCAGCACCCGCGCCGACGGCCCCCGCCGACCCGGCACCGTGGGGCAGCCGCTGCGCGACGTACGGACCCGCCTGGTCGACGAGACCGGCGCGGACGTGCCGCACGACGGCACGTCCCTCGGTGAGCTCCTGGTACGCGGACCCGGCCTGTTCCACGGCTACCTGAACCGGCCGGACGCCGACGCGGCGAGCCGCACGGCGGACGGCTGGTTCCGCACCGGCGACGTCGCCGCCGTCGACCCGGACGGCTGGCACCGGATCGTCGGCCGGGCCGCCACCGATCTGATCAAGAGCGGCGGTTACCGGATCGGGGCCGGTGAGGTGGAGGACGCGCTGCTCGCCCACCCCGCGGTGGCCGAGGCCGCCGTGGTGGGCACCCCGCACCCCGACCTCGGCCAGCAGGTGACCGCGTACGTGGTGGCCGACGGGGTGAGCGGCCCGGAGCTTGTCGACTTCGTCGCCCGGGAGCTGGCCGTGCACAAGCGCCCCCGGCAGGTGCACCTGGTCGACCGGCTGCCCCGCACCGCCCTCGGCAAGGTGCAGAAGTCGCAGCTCGGCCACTAG
- a CDS encoding ABC transporter permease: MTGQGRQVPVALLLPALLGLIFLVLPLVGLLVRTPWTELPQRLAEPAVLTALRLSLVSATLATVLCLLLGVPLAWLLARVRFPGRRLARALVTVPLVLPPVVGGVALLLVFGRRGLIGGWLDATFGVTLPFTTAGVVLAEAFVAMPFLVIAVEGALRGADRRYEEAAATLGAGRWTTFTRVTLPLVAPGVVAGAVLCWARALGEFGATITFAGNFPGTTQTMPLAVYLALETDLEAAIVLSVVLLAVSVTILAALRDRWVGNP; encoded by the coding sequence GTGACCGGGCAGGGCCGGCAGGTTCCGGTCGCGCTGCTGCTGCCGGCCCTGCTCGGGCTGATCTTCCTGGTGCTGCCGCTGGTCGGCCTGCTGGTCCGGACGCCGTGGACGGAGCTGCCGCAGCGGCTCGCCGAGCCGGCGGTGCTCACCGCGCTGCGGCTGTCCCTGGTGTCGGCGACCCTGGCCACCGTGCTCTGTCTGCTGCTCGGGGTGCCGCTGGCCTGGCTGCTGGCCCGGGTCCGGTTTCCCGGCCGACGGCTGGCGCGCGCCCTGGTCACCGTGCCGCTGGTGCTGCCGCCGGTGGTCGGCGGGGTGGCGCTGCTGCTGGTCTTCGGTCGACGCGGCCTGATCGGCGGCTGGTTGGACGCCACGTTCGGGGTCACGCTGCCGTTCACCACCGCCGGGGTGGTGCTGGCCGAGGCGTTCGTGGCGATGCCGTTCCTGGTCATCGCCGTGGAGGGGGCGCTGCGCGGCGCGGACCGCCGCTACGAGGAGGCCGCCGCCACCCTCGGCGCCGGCCGCTGGACCACCTTCACCCGTGTCACGTTGCCGCTGGTCGCGCCGGGCGTGGTCGCCGGGGCGGTGCTCTGCTGGGCGCGGGCGCTCGGCGAGTTCGGCGCGACGATCACCTTCGCCGGCAACTTCCCCGGCACCACCCAGACCATGCCGCTCGCCGTCTACCTGGCCCTGGAGACCGACCTGGAGGCCGCCATCGTGCTCAGCGTCGTCCTGCTCGCCGTCTCGGTGACGATTCTCGCGGCGTTACGCGACCGCTGGGTCGGCAACCCGTGA
- a CDS encoding ABC transporter ATP-binding protein has protein sequence MGRQPVTPAGLDAHLVVERGAFRLDVRLRVAAGEVVALLGPNGAGKTTALRALAGLGPLTAGHVTLDGRDLDRPADRAWVPPERRRVGVVFQDYLLFPHLSAVENVAFGPRRQGLDRRAARALAQDWLTRVGLAEHAARRPRQLSGGQAQRVALARALAARPALLLLDEPLAALDARTRLDTRAELQRQLAAHPGPALLVTHDPLDALVLADRLVVVEEGRVTQEGDAATVTARPRTDYVARLVGLNLHRGRAGGQQVRLGAGLTLTTADRLDGDAFVAFPPSAVALYPRRPEGSPRNTWPATVAGVQRHGDNLRVRLDGPLPVSADVTPAAAARLRLATGQPVWVAVRAAETRAYPAGG, from the coding sequence CTGGGTCGGCAACCCGTGACCCCCGCCGGGCTGGACGCGCACCTGGTCGTCGAGCGGGGCGCGTTCCGTCTCGACGTCCGGCTGCGGGTGGCCGCCGGTGAGGTCGTCGCGCTGCTCGGCCCGAACGGCGCCGGCAAGACCACCGCGCTGCGCGCCCTGGCCGGGCTGGGTCCGCTCACCGCCGGGCACGTCACCCTGGACGGACGGGACCTCGACCGGCCCGCCGACCGGGCCTGGGTGCCGCCCGAACGTCGCCGGGTCGGCGTGGTCTTCCAGGACTATCTGCTCTTTCCGCACCTGAGCGCGGTGGAGAACGTGGCGTTCGGGCCACGCCGGCAGGGCCTCGACCGGCGGGCGGCCCGCGCGTTGGCCCAGGACTGGCTGACCCGGGTCGGCCTGGCCGAGCACGCCGCCCGCCGGCCCCGGCAGCTCTCCGGCGGGCAGGCCCAGCGGGTCGCGTTGGCCCGCGCGTTGGCGGCGCGTCCGGCGCTGCTGCTGCTCGACGAGCCGCTGGCCGCGCTGGACGCCCGGACCAGGCTGGACACCCGCGCCGAGCTCCAGCGGCAGCTCGCCGCGCATCCGGGGCCGGCGCTGCTGGTCACCCACGACCCGCTGGACGCGCTGGTGCTGGCCGACCGGCTGGTCGTCGTCGAGGAGGGCCGGGTGACGCAGGAGGGGGACGCGGCCACCGTGACCGCGCGACCCCGCACCGACTACGTGGCCCGGCTGGTGGGGCTCAACCTGCACCGGGGCCGGGCCGGTGGGCAGCAGGTCAGGCTCGGGGCCGGGCTGACCCTGACCACCGCCGACCGTCTCGACGGGGACGCGTTCGTGGCGTTCCCGCCTTCGGCGGTCGCGCTGTATCCCCGCCGACCCGAGGGCAGCCCGCGCAACACCTGGCCGGCCACCGTCGCCGGGGTGCAGCGGCACGGCGACAACCTGCGGGTACGCCTCGACGGCCCGCTGCCGGTCTCGGCCGACGTCACCCCGGCGGCTGCCGCGCGGTTGCGTCTCGCCACCGGCCAACCGGTCTGGGTGGCCGTCAGGGCCGCCGAGACCCGGGCCTACCCGGCGGGCGGCTGA
- the modA gene encoding molybdate ABC transporter substrate-binding protein produces the protein MRARGLLAGLVTIATLVGCGDGAGGAEGGERRTLTVFAAASLTDVFTTLAEEFEQQRPGTTVRLTFAGSSALAVQLTQGAPADVFASAAPAPMRTVTDAGLGDGEPVTFARNQLVVAVPKGNPAGVTGLADLVKPGVKVALCAEQVPCGSAARTALDAAGVSLTPVTLEQDVRAALSKLTLGEVDAALVYRTDVAGADAVQGVEFPESAGAVNDYPVVVLADAPYRSGGREFVAHVRSERGRAALTAAGFQAP, from the coding sequence GTGAGGGCACGTGGCCTGCTGGCCGGACTGGTCACGATCGCGACGCTGGTCGGCTGTGGCGACGGCGCCGGCGGCGCGGAGGGCGGCGAACGGCGGACGCTCACGGTGTTCGCGGCGGCGTCGCTCACCGACGTGTTCACCACCCTCGCCGAGGAGTTCGAGCAGCAACGGCCGGGCACGACCGTACGGCTGACGTTCGCCGGCAGCTCGGCGCTGGCCGTGCAGCTCACCCAGGGCGCGCCGGCCGACGTGTTCGCCTCGGCCGCGCCCGCGCCGATGCGTACGGTCACCGACGCCGGCCTGGGCGACGGCGAGCCGGTCACGTTCGCCCGTAACCAGCTTGTCGTGGCCGTGCCGAAGGGCAACCCGGCGGGGGTGACCGGCCTGGCCGACCTGGTGAAGCCCGGGGTGAAGGTGGCGCTCTGCGCCGAGCAGGTGCCCTGTGGGTCGGCCGCCCGGACGGCGCTCGACGCCGCCGGGGTGAGCCTGACCCCGGTCACGTTGGAGCAGGACGTGCGGGCCGCGCTGTCCAAGCTGACCCTCGGCGAGGTGGACGCCGCCCTGGTCTACCGCACCGACGTCGCGGGCGCGGACGCCGTGCAGGGGGTCGAGTTTCCCGAGTCGGCCGGCGCGGTCAACGACTACCCGGTCGTCGTCCTGGCCGACGCGCCGTACCGGTCCGGCGGGCGGGAGTTCGTGGCGCATGTCCGCTCCGAGCGGGGGCGGGCGGCGCTCACCGCCGCCGGTTTCCAGGCGCCCTAG